A single genomic interval of Chloroflexota bacterium harbors:
- a CDS encoding SWIM zinc finger family protein translates to MKAHAPLPKITLSMIHAGAEPQSFQRGEAYYEDGAISNTSLRGNVLMGDCAGTSAPYYRVQVMLDEAGIEDATCTCPYEFGGYCKHIVALLLTYVHHPKRFAVRKEPDELLADLSRDDLAALLTNLLRERPELYDRVEAALAVPATKGKAAKTKRKKVDADIYRRQIAGIMHSLDGMRMSEAYWHVGGLANELRQVVDSAMKFLDAGDADTALAILLTLLEESSRGIEYLDDSNGELGDFVGELGQPLAEAVLSLDLSAVERTKLADKLTKLVNYAASYGMDGNLHIAIQAAKRGWDDFPSDTTSKHRAADEDEYDDEWDDESEDDDWEDEEGEYEANDGGWPGSPPRGDLTEAKLNVLQRQGRTDEYLAVCQKANRHLRYAIKLCELKRLPEAMKYAGKHLEFADEAQQMAEQLRASKHIDEAIEIGERGLKLKGSKVRLGEWLGPVEEAQGRNKQALEAWLAAFPENPSLEKYKTIKQLAGTRWAKLRDEVIQQTRKGYNTQVLAEVFLFEEEWDEAIKVAEGRDVWYPVVEAVADGVIEHRPEWVARAGVKHAERLMTEPKSKNYPFAAGWLKRAKKAYQHLGQTQEWKSYLQKLKEKYSRRPALMSHLKRL, encoded by the coding sequence ATGAAAGCCCACGCTCCCCTCCCCAAAATCACCCTCTCCATGATCCACGCCGGCGCCGAGCCGCAAAGCTTTCAGCGCGGCGAGGCCTATTACGAAGACGGCGCCATCTCCAACACCAGCCTCCGGGGCAACGTGCTGATGGGCGACTGCGCCGGAACTTCTGCGCCCTATTACCGGGTGCAAGTAATGTTGGACGAGGCCGGTATCGAAGACGCCACCTGCACCTGTCCTTACGAGTTCGGCGGCTACTGCAAGCACATCGTCGCCCTCTTGCTCACCTACGTCCACCACCCCAAACGCTTTGCCGTTCGTAAGGAACCAGACGAGTTGCTGGCCGATCTCTCGCGTGATGATCTGGCCGCGCTCCTGACCAATCTTTTGCGCGAGCGACCTGAGCTTTACGATCGGGTCGAGGCCGCCCTGGCCGTTCCGGCAACCAAAGGCAAGGCGGCCAAAACGAAACGCAAAAAGGTGGACGCCGACATTTATCGCCGCCAGATCGCTGGCATCATGCACAGCCTCGATGGAATGAGAATGTCGGAAGCGTACTGGCACGTGGGGGGCCTTGCCAACGAATTGCGCCAGGTAGTGGACTCGGCCATGAAGTTTCTCGACGCCGGGGACGCCGACACGGCCCTGGCCATCCTCCTCACCCTCCTCGAAGAATCCAGCCGGGGCATTGAGTACCTCGACGACTCGAATGGCGAACTGGGCGATTTTGTCGGCGAGTTGGGCCAGCCGCTGGCTGAAGCCGTTCTGAGCCTGGACTTGAGCGCCGTCGAGAGAACCAAGCTGGCCGACAAGCTGACCAAACTCGTTAATTACGCCGCCAGTTACGGAATGGACGGCAACTTGCATATTGCCATTCAGGCCGCGAAGCGTGGCTGGGATGACTTCCCTTCAGACACAACGTCCAAACACCGGGCCGCCGACGAGGATGAATATGACGACGAGTGGGACGACGAATCGGAAGACGACGATTGGGAAGATGAAGAGGGCGAGTATGAAGCGAATGACGGAGGCTGGCCGGGGTCGCCGCCGCGCGGCGATCTCACCGAAGCCAAGCTGAACGTGCTACAACGCCAGGGCCGCACCGACGAATATCTGGCGGTGTGCCAGAAAGCCAATCGCCACTTGCGTTACGCGATCAAGTTGTGCGAACTCAAGCGCCTGCCTGAAGCCATGAAATATGCCGGGAAGCATCTGGAGTTTGCCGACGAAGCTCAACAAATGGCCGAGCAATTGCGCGCTTCCAAACACATTGACGAAGCGATTGAAATCGGCGAACGCGGCCTGAAGTTGAAAGGCTCAAAGGTCAGATTGGGCGAATGGCTGGGGCCGGTGGAGGAGGCGCAGGGGCGAAACAAACAGGCGTTGGAGGCGTGGCTGGCGGCCTTCCCGGAGAATCCCTCTCTCGAAAAATACAAAACCATCAAACAACTCGCCGGGACACGATGGGCTAAATTGCGCGATGAAGTCATCCAACAGACACGCAAAGGTTATAACACACAAGTGCTGGCCGAAGTTTTCCTGTTTGAAGAAGAATGGGATGAGGCGATCAAAGTGGCCGAAGGGCGGGATGTCTGGTATCCGGTTGTGGAAGCAGTGGCCGACGGGGTGATCGAGCACCGGCCAGAGTGGGTGGCCCGAGCCGGCGTCAAACATGCGGAACGGCTGATGACCGAACCCAAAAGCAAGAATTATCCATTTGCCGCCGGGTGGCTCAAACGGGCCAAGAAGGCTTACCAACATCTGGGGCAAACACAGGAATGGAAATCTTATTTGCAGAAGTTGAAGGAGAAGTACAGCCGGCGGCCGGCTTTGATGAGTCACCTGAAGCGACTGTAG